The proteins below are encoded in one region of Aequorivita iocasae:
- a CDS encoding C40 family peptidase: MDYGICNLSIVPLRAETSDISEMVTQVLYGEHFKILETRKKWSRIRLAFDNYEGWIDNKQYFNIAEEDYTDFEKKELALSSDLVDFVTASDNQLFSVCLGSNISAASYLKHHFEGKSVSAKLPKEHLIETALLYLNTPYLWGGKTPFGIDCSGFTQMVYKLNGYKLLRDASQQATQGEALSFIEESEPGDLAFFDNEEGKITHVGIIMKDNYIIHAHGKVRVDRLDHSGIFNYEMRNHTHKLRVIKRIV, encoded by the coding sequence ATGGATTACGGTATCTGTAATTTAAGTATTGTCCCGCTTCGAGCCGAAACTTCCGATATTAGTGAAATGGTAACGCAAGTACTTTACGGCGAACATTTCAAAATATTGGAGACGCGCAAAAAGTGGAGCCGTATCCGTCTCGCTTTTGACAATTATGAAGGCTGGATAGACAACAAACAATATTTTAATATAGCTGAAGAAGATTATACCGATTTTGAAAAAAAGGAATTGGCATTATCATCGGATTTGGTTGATTTTGTTACTGCTTCCGACAATCAGTTATTCTCGGTTTGTTTGGGGAGCAATATTTCCGCAGCATCTTATTTAAAACATCACTTTGAGGGTAAATCAGTTTCGGCAAAACTTCCGAAGGAACATTTGATTGAAACCGCACTACTCTATTTAAACACACCCTATCTGTGGGGCGGCAAAACGCCTTTTGGTATTGATTGCAGTGGTTTTACACAAATGGTCTATAAACTAAATGGCTATAAACTGCTACGCGACGCCAGTCAGCAAGCTACCCAAGGGGAAGCATTAAGTTTTATTGAAGAAAGTGAGCCCGGCGATTTGGCTTTTTTTGACAACGAGGAAGGAAAAATTACGCACGTCGGTATCATTATGAAGGATAATTATATTATCCATGCACATGGAAAAGTACGGGTTGACCGACTGGACCACAGTGGCATTTTTAATTACGAAATGCGCAATCACACCCACAAACTTCGAGTAATAAAACGAATTGTTTAA
- the gyrA gene encoding DNA gyrase subunit A, with protein MAEGEKLIPINIEDEMKSAYIDYSMSVIVSRALPDVRDGMKPVHRRVLFGMHELGIRATGAHKKSARIVGEVLGKYHPHGDTSVYDAMVRMAQEWSLRYLLVDGQGNFGSVDGDSPAAMRYTEARMQKISEDMLADIDKETVDHQLNFDDTLKEPTVLPTRVPGLLINGASGIAVGMATNMPPHNLTEVVNGTIAYIENNDIEIDELMQHIKAPDFPTGGIIYGYEGVREAFHTGRGRVVMRAKASFEEINGRECIIVSEIPYQVNKADMIKKTADLVNDKKIEGISNIRDESDRKGMRIVYILKRDAIPNIVLNTLFKYTALQSSFSVNNIALVKGRPQMLNLKELIHYFVEHRHEVVVRRTEYLLRKAEERAHILEGLIIASDNIDEVIRLIRASSNADEARERLMEAFKLTEIQAKAIVEMRLRQLTGLEQDKLRSEYDELMKTIQDYKDILASKERRMQIIKEELEEIRAKYGDERRSTIEYAGGDVSITDLIADEQVVLTISHAGYIKRTSLSEYKTQNRGGVGQKASATRNEDFLEHLFVGTNHQYMLFFTQKGKCFWMRVFEIPEGTRTSKGRAIQNLINIEPDDKVKAFICTQDLKDENYINSHYVIMATKKGQVKKTPLEQYSRPRTNGINAITIREDDELLEAKLTTGNSQVMLAVKSGKAIRFEEEKTRPMGRNASGVRGITLGNENDEVVGMIAVDDDDSEILVVSENGYGKRSSIEDYRITNRGGKGVKTINITEKTGKLVAIKNVTDDDDLMIINKSGIAIRMAVANLRVMGRATQGVRLIKVREDDAIAAVAKAMKDDEDDVEIIGETNDGTTLDNNETQTENNE; from the coding sequence ATGGCTGAAGGTGAAAAATTAATCCCTATAAACATTGAAGATGAAATGAAATCTGCCTACATCGATTATTCGATGTCGGTCATAGTGTCACGTGCGCTGCCAGATGTTCGCGATGGAATGAAACCTGTACATAGAAGGGTTTTGTTCGGAATGCATGAACTTGGCATTCGGGCAACGGGCGCACATAAAAAATCTGCGAGAATTGTGGGTGAGGTCCTCGGTAAGTACCATCCGCACGGTGATACTTCGGTTTATGACGCCATGGTGCGTATGGCTCAAGAGTGGAGTTTGCGCTATTTACTGGTGGACGGACAAGGAAACTTTGGTTCCGTTGATGGAGATAGCCCAGCTGCAATGCGTTATACGGAAGCAAGAATGCAGAAAATTTCTGAAGATATGCTTGCAGATATTGACAAGGAAACCGTTGACCACCAACTAAATTTTGACGATACACTAAAAGAACCCACAGTACTCCCAACACGTGTTCCTGGTCTTTTGATTAATGGAGCTTCCGGTATTGCAGTAGGTATGGCAACCAATATGCCGCCCCATAACCTCACAGAGGTTGTAAACGGGACCATTGCATATATTGAAAACAACGATATTGAAATTGATGAGCTGATGCAGCATATAAAAGCTCCCGATTTCCCAACTGGAGGAATTATTTACGGTTATGAAGGAGTTCGCGAAGCTTTCCACACAGGTCGCGGGCGGGTCGTGATGCGTGCCAAGGCGAGTTTTGAAGAGATAAACGGACGGGAGTGTATTATTGTTTCTGAAATTCCATATCAGGTAAACAAGGCAGATATGATAAAAAAAACTGCCGATCTTGTAAATGATAAAAAAATTGAGGGTATCTCAAATATCCGCGATGAAAGTGATAGAAAGGGAATGCGCATCGTTTACATTTTGAAACGTGATGCCATTCCAAACATCGTTCTGAACACTCTATTTAAATATACGGCATTACAGTCCAGCTTCAGCGTGAACAATATTGCACTGGTAAAAGGAAGACCACAAATGCTGAACTTGAAGGAGTTGATCCATTACTTTGTGGAACACCGTCATGAAGTTGTGGTTCGCCGTACCGAATATTTACTTCGCAAAGCGGAAGAACGCGCACATATATTGGAAGGTTTAATAATCGCTTCAGACAATATTGATGAAGTAATTAGATTGATTCGCGCCTCTTCCAATGCTGATGAGGCAAGGGAACGATTAATGGAGGCCTTCAAACTCACGGAAATCCAAGCTAAGGCCATTGTTGAAATGCGCTTGCGCCAATTGACAGGTCTAGAGCAGGACAAACTTCGCAGCGAGTATGATGAATTGATGAAAACAATTCAAGATTATAAGGACATTCTTGCAAGCAAAGAACGAAGAATGCAAATAATCAAAGAAGAACTGGAAGAAATTCGTGCAAAATATGGTGATGAACGCCGTTCGACCATCGAATATGCCGGAGGCGACGTAAGCATTACAGATCTAATTGCAGATGAGCAGGTAGTTCTTACTATATCACACGCAGGCTATATTAAGCGTACATCACTTTCAGAATATAAAACACAGAATAGAGGAGGCGTTGGACAAAAAGCTTCGGCAACCCGTAATGAAGATTTCCTAGAACACCTTTTTGTGGGAACCAATCACCAATATATGTTGTTTTTCACCCAGAAAGGAAAATGTTTTTGGATGCGCGTTTTTGAAATCCCCGAAGGAACGCGAACTTCGAAAGGAAGGGCTATTCAAAACCTTATAAATATTGAGCCAGATGATAAAGTAAAAGCATTTATCTGTACTCAAGATTTAAAAGATGAAAATTACATAAATAGTCATTATGTAATTATGGCCACCAAGAAGGGTCAAGTTAAAAAAACACCTTTGGAACAATACTCAAGGCCTAGAACGAACGGTATCAATGCAATCACAATTCGCGAAGACGATGAATTGCTTGAAGCAAAATTAACCACAGGCAACAGTCAAGTAATGTTGGCAGTAAAATCTGGAAAAGCTATTCGTTTTGAAGAGGAAAAAACCAGGCCCATGGGCAGGAATGCCTCAGGGGTGCGCGGTATTACACTCGGAAATGAAAACGATGAAGTGGTAGGGATGATTGCTGTAGATGATGATGATTCTGAAATCTTGGTCGTTTCAGAAAACGGTTATGGAAAAAGATCATCTATCGAAGATTACCGCATTACTAATCGTGGCGGAAAGGGAGTGAAAACCATTAATATTACAGAAAAAACCGGTAAATTAGTGGCAATCAAGAATGTAACCGATGATGATGACTTAATGATCATCAATAAGTCTGGGATTGCCATCCGAATGGCAGTCGCTAATCTTCGTGTTATGGGCCGTGCCACACAAGGCGTTCGATTAATAAAAGTACGGGAAGATGATGCTATTGCAGCAGTAGCAAAAGCAATGAAAGATGACGAAGATGATGTGGAAATTATAGGCGAAACCAATGATGGCACTACTCTTGATAATAACGAAACTCAAACCGAAAATAACGAATAA
- a CDS encoding HD family phosphohydrolase — translation MKNLFSLFAKNQSLIYKVFLFIASTLLVIYFLPKGGQFKYNFQKGKPWQYENLYAPFSFTIKKDEDSLKKEKEEIRGSAIPYFEYNSEIEPTVVKNFKEELEIRYVDSLYSTGYKPIERLGESLISEVYNNGVTDEIHNYQGDRLIYLKNGNEIEERNYSQLFKKDNLNKKVRELVEKNNAEDAQVLLYNILNDVLEPNVRLNTKLTEAAIEAEIKALNPNRGIIEKGGRIIAKGEVVEGDKFQILNSLKAEFDSQIWSKNNFLWLLVGYSMLVSLVFLMLFLFLKNYRPVIYNNNTKVTFIFFNVLLMVFLTTLVVKVHADYVYVVPICILPLILKAFFDPRVGLFVHVLTILLLGFIVPNSFEYMFLQFIAGIVTILTVSELYKRANLFISVGQITLIYILGYFAFFVIQEGNIQTMQWQNFQYFILCGLATLFAHPLIYFYEKIFGLVSDVSLLELSDTNSKLLKELSNKAPGTFHHSLNVANLAEAAANEIGANSMLVRVGALYHDIGKMLNPTMFTENQVNSINSHNELDPKESAQIIIDHVIKGIEIARKNNLPDRVIDFIRTHHGTSLVYYFYKKEREQQGEANKEDFIYPGPIPFSKETAILMMADSVEAASKSLKEPSSSIIDEFVEKIINNQMAQGQFLNANITFKEIETIKKVLKKKLNNIYHLRVEYPE, via the coding sequence ATGAAGAACCTTTTTTCTTTGTTTGCGAAAAACCAATCACTTATTTATAAGGTTTTTCTATTTATAGCTTCTACACTTTTAGTAATCTATTTTCTTCCGAAAGGGGGGCAGTTCAAATATAATTTTCAAAAAGGAAAGCCTTGGCAGTATGAAAATCTGTATGCTCCTTTCAGTTTCACTATAAAAAAAGATGAAGATTCCTTAAAAAAGGAAAAGGAAGAAATACGGGGCAGCGCAATTCCCTATTTTGAATATAATTCTGAAATAGAACCGACGGTTGTTAAGAATTTTAAAGAGGAACTAGAAATAAGATATGTTGACAGCCTATATAGCACTGGCTACAAACCTATTGAAAGATTGGGTGAATCGCTGATTTCTGAAGTGTATAACAACGGGGTCACGGATGAAATTCACAATTATCAGGGCGATAGGCTTATCTATTTAAAGAACGGCAATGAGATTGAAGAGCGTAATTATTCGCAATTGTTTAAAAAAGACAACCTAAATAAAAAAGTTCGGGAATTGGTGGAAAAAAACAATGCTGAAGATGCGCAAGTACTGTTGTACAATATCCTGAACGATGTTTTAGAACCCAATGTGAGGTTGAATACCAAGTTAACTGAAGCCGCTATTGAAGCCGAAATAAAAGCGTTAAACCCAAATAGGGGGATTATTGAGAAAGGCGGTAGGATTATAGCCAAAGGCGAGGTTGTGGAAGGTGATAAATTTCAGATTTTGAACTCTTTAAAAGCTGAGTTTGATAGCCAAATTTGGAGCAAAAACAATTTTCTATGGTTGTTGGTTGGTTACTCAATGTTGGTTTCGTTAGTATTTTTAATGCTTTTTCTATTTCTAAAAAATTACCGGCCTGTAATTTATAATAATAACACAAAAGTCACATTTATTTTTTTCAATGTTCTTTTAATGGTTTTTCTTACTACACTAGTAGTAAAGGTTCATGCAGATTATGTGTATGTGGTTCCCATTTGTATTCTGCCGCTTATACTCAAAGCGTTTTTTGACCCACGTGTTGGGCTGTTTGTTCATGTACTGACCATTCTATTGCTTGGGTTTATAGTTCCAAACAGTTTTGAATATATGTTTCTTCAGTTTATAGCGGGAATCGTTACAATTCTAACCGTTTCGGAATTATATAAAAGAGCAAATTTGTTCATTTCGGTAGGACAGATCACATTAATATATATTCTAGGCTATTTTGCTTTTTTTGTAATTCAAGAAGGAAATATCCAAACCATGCAATGGCAAAATTTTCAATATTTTATCCTTTGCGGTTTGGCGACACTTTTTGCGCATCCGTTGATATACTTTTATGAAAAGATATTTGGATTGGTTTCTGACGTTTCTTTGCTTGAGCTGAGCGATACCAATTCAAAATTGCTCAAAGAGCTTTCAAACAAAGCGCCCGGAACATTTCATCATTCACTTAATGTTGCAAATTTGGCTGAAGCCGCTGCAAATGAAATAGGCGCCAATAGCATGTTGGTAAGAGTAGGAGCGCTCTATCACGACATTGGAAAAATGCTTAACCCTACTATGTTTACTGAAAATCAGGTTAATTCCATCAATTCACACAACGAACTTGATCCGAAGGAAAGTGCACAAATAATAATAGACCATGTTATAAAAGGAATAGAGATAGCCCGAAAAAACAATCTTCCCGATAGGGTTATAGATTTTATTAGAACCCACCACGGGACAAGTTTGGTATATTATTTTTATAAAAAAGAACGCGAACAGCAGGGCGAAGCCAACAAAGAAGATTTTATTTATCCTGGACCTATTCCTTTTTCAAAAGAAACCGCCATCTTAATGATGGCCGATAGCGTGGAAGCCGCAAGTAAAAGCTTGAAAGAACCTTCTTCTTCAATAATTGATGAATTTGTTGAAAAAATAATCAATAACCAAATGGCGCAAGGTCAGTTTTTAAATGCAAACATTACCTTCAAGGAAATTGAGACCATTAAAAAAGTACTTAAAAAGAAACTGAACAATATTTATCACCTTCGGGTGGAATATCCAGAATAA
- a CDS encoding acetyl-CoA C-acyltransferase: protein MSNKVVIVSAARTPIGSFMGSLSSLTATQLGSAAIKGALSKINLDPSLVQEVYMGNVVQAGVGQAPARQAALGAGIPDTVPATTVNKVCASGMKALMQAAQAIALGDADVIVAGGMESMSNIPHYVHMRSGTKFGPATLIDGMQKDGLVDAYDHNAMGTCADLCATEYNFSREDQDAFAIKSYERSATAWAEGKFKDEVVPVEVPQRRGEPVIVSEDEEYKNVKMDKISSLRPAFSKDGTVTAANASTINDGAGAMVLMSEAKAKELGLTPLAYIKSYADAAQEPKWFTTAPAKALPKAIAKAGIDIKDVDYFEFNEAFAVVGLANMKILGLNDSNVNVNGGAVSLGHPLGCSGIRILITLLNVLKQNNGKIGAAAICNGGGGASAMVIERI from the coding sequence ATGAGCAATAAAGTAGTTATAGTATCCGCAGCCAGAACTCCCATTGGAAGTTTTATGGGAAGTCTTTCGTCACTTACCGCCACCCAATTGGGGTCCGCGGCTATAAAGGGCGCTTTAAGCAAAATAAACCTTGACCCCTCTTTGGTTCAGGAAGTTTATATGGGCAATGTGGTTCAGGCGGGTGTGGGTCAAGCACCTGCGCGCCAAGCTGCTTTGGGTGCTGGAATTCCTGATACCGTACCGGCCACAACGGTTAATAAAGTATGTGCGTCTGGAATGAAAGCCCTAATGCAAGCTGCACAGGCCATAGCACTTGGTGATGCCGATGTAATAGTTGCCGGAGGAATGGAAAGCATGAGCAATATTCCCCACTATGTACATATGCGCAGTGGAACAAAATTTGGTCCGGCCACATTGATAGACGGAATGCAAAAAGACGGTTTGGTAGATGCCTACGATCACAACGCAATGGGTACTTGTGCCGATCTATGTGCTACGGAATATAATTTTTCCCGAGAAGACCAAGATGCTTTTGCCATAAAATCCTACGAACGCTCCGCAACAGCTTGGGCTGAAGGAAAATTTAAGGATGAAGTTGTGCCAGTTGAAGTGCCACAACGCCGCGGAGAGCCAGTAATAGTTTCAGAAGATGAGGAATATAAAAATGTAAAGATGGACAAAATTTCCTCTTTGCGTCCTGCCTTTTCAAAAGATGGTACAGTAACTGCCGCAAACGCATCAACCATAAATGATGGTGCTGGCGCCATGGTTTTAATGAGCGAAGCAAAAGCAAAAGAATTGGGCTTAACTCCTTTGGCTTACATTAAAAGCTACGCCGATGCAGCACAGGAACCAAAATGGTTCACCACAGCACCTGCAAAAGCACTTCCTAAAGCGATCGCTAAAGCAGGAATCGATATTAAAGATGTGGATTATTTTGAATTCAACGAAGCATTCGCAGTTGTAGGTCTTGCCAATATGAAAATTTTAGGATTGAACGACAGCAACGTAAACGTGAACGGTGGCGCCGTGTCATTGGGGCACCCCCTAGGCTGTAGTGGGATCCGTATTTTAATTACGCTACTAAATGTGTTAAAGCAAAACAACGGCAAAATTGGTGCCGCGGCAATCTGCAATGGTGGCGGTGGAGCTTCCGCAATGGTAATTGAAAGAATCTAA
- a CDS encoding tetratricopeptide repeat protein, whose protein sequence is MKTRILITGLAFVSAISFGQKKEIKKAEKAIKSNEYNEALTYLNEAEPMLGTADNDVKAQFYAAKGEALLGSGATDFNKLKGAAEAFGQALELDPKMETQLAVPLQNLRAALINGAIKDQNAGQYEMATEKLYASYLVSKDPSDLYFAASNAVNGKNYENALKYYQMALDAGYTGETEEFVATRKETGEVEAFDNENLRNIALKSGEFIKPEKRVTESRKGEILRNMTLIYIEQGNNEKATALMKAARAENPNDIYLMRADADMSYKMGNVARYNELMNQIVASDPNNPEIYFNLGVGSAEIGKKEKAVEYYEKALELNPNYEAALINIAVLKLSGEDKLVEEMNSLGNSRADNQKYDELKQQRKEIYIETMPYLEKALQLNPNNPEVVRTLMNIYGQLAEDAKYKEMKAKLETLEKQ, encoded by the coding sequence ATGAAAACACGAATTTTAATAACAGGACTTGCATTTGTATCTGCTATTTCATTTGGACAAAAAAAAGAAATAAAAAAAGCTGAAAAAGCTATAAAGTCTAACGAATATAATGAGGCATTAACGTACTTAAATGAGGCCGAGCCAATGCTGGGCACTGCTGATAACGATGTTAAAGCTCAATTTTATGCTGCAAAAGGAGAAGCCTTATTAGGATCTGGTGCAACAGATTTTAATAAACTCAAAGGTGCTGCTGAGGCTTTTGGGCAAGCACTGGAACTTGACCCAAAAATGGAAACTCAATTGGCGGTTCCACTGCAAAATTTACGAGCTGCATTAATAAATGGAGCGATAAAAGATCAGAATGCTGGTCAATATGAAATGGCAACCGAAAAATTATATGCCAGCTACTTGGTTAGCAAAGATCCATCAGATTTGTACTTTGCGGCCAGCAATGCCGTAAATGGGAAGAATTATGAAAATGCCCTTAAATATTATCAAATGGCATTAGACGCTGGTTACACAGGTGAAACTGAAGAATTTGTAGCTACCCGCAAGGAAACTGGAGAAGTTGAAGCTTTTGACAACGAGAACCTTAGAAACATTGCTTTAAAATCTGGCGAATTCATTAAACCGGAGAAGCGTGTAACTGAATCAAGAAAGGGAGAGATTTTAAGGAATATGACTCTTATATATATAGAGCAAGGCAATAATGAAAAAGCCACTGCACTTATGAAAGCTGCTCGTGCAGAAAACCCGAATGATATATACTTGATGCGGGCTGATGCCGACATGAGTTATAAAATGGGTAATGTAGCCAGATATAATGAATTGATGAACCAGATTGTGGCATCAGACCCTAATAATCCTGAAATCTATTTCAACCTAGGTGTAGGAAGTGCCGAAATCGGCAAAAAAGAAAAAGCGGTAGAATATTATGAAAAAGCTTTGGAGCTTAACCCTAATTATGAAGCAGCCCTTATCAATATTGCAGTTTTGAAACTTTCGGGCGAAGATAAACTAGTTGAAGAAATGAATAGCTTGGGAAATTCTAGGGCAGATAACCAAAAATATGATGAATTGAAGCAACAGCGTAAAGAAATCTATATTGAAACAATGCCATACTTGGAAAAAGCCTTGCAATTAAACCCAAATAATCCCGAAGTTGTTAGAACTTTGATGAATATTTATGGGCAATTAGCGGAAGACGCAAAGTATAAGGAAATGAAAGCTAAGCTTGAAACACTAGAAAAACAGTAA
- a CDS encoding ATP-dependent Clp protease ATP-binding subunit has protein sequence MDDNFSPRVKDVIAYSKEEALRLGHDFIGTEHLMLGLLRDGSGKAVTILNALAIDLNHLRRKVEILSPANPGATTNTNDKKNLHLTRQAERALKTTFLEAKLFQSNSINTAHLLLCILRNENDPTTKLLNKMKVDYDVVKDQFKLMITNDDDYIDTPSAESFPNDDDTSAEDAGKENLFSSTASKTNKKSKTPVLDNFGRDLTALAEEGKLDPVVGRESEIQRVSQILSRRKKNNPLLIGEPGVGKSAIAEGLALRIIQRKVSRILYDKRVVTLDLASLVAGTKYRGQFEERMKAVMNELEKNDDIILFIDEIHTIVGAGGATGSLDASNMFKPALARGEIQCIGATTLDEYRQYIEKDGALERRFQKVLVEPTTVEETIEILTNIKDKYEAHHNVLYTDEAIKACVNLTNRYMTERFLPDKAIDALDEAGSRVHITNIHVPEKILEIEKQLEEVRELKNTVVKKQKYEEAAKLRDDEKNLEKELAVQQEQWEADSKLHKETVSEENVAEVVSMMTGVPVNRIAQTESTKLAALPDRIKGKVIGQDEAVAKVVKAIQRNRAGLKDPNKPIGSFIFLGQTGVGKTQLAKVLARELFDSDNALVRIDMSEYMEKFAISRLVGAPPGYVGYEEGGQLTEKIRRKPYAVVLLDEIEKAHPDVFNMLLQVLDDGYLTDSLGRKIDFRNTIIIMTSNIGARQIKDFGQGVGFGTSAKKNQEESHTKSVIENALKKTFAPEFLNRIDDVMVFNALEREDIHKIIDIELDKLYARIADLGYYLKLTEKAKDFIADKGFDKQYGARPLNRAIQKYIEDALAEEIIKSSLQEGDTITMDLDEKANELTIKIKKQKKATES, from the coding sequence ATGGATGATAATTTTTCCCCAAGAGTAAAAGATGTAATTGCTTACAGCAAAGAAGAGGCACTGCGCTTAGGCCACGATTTTATTGGTACTGAGCATTTAATGTTAGGGCTTTTAAGAGATGGCAGCGGCAAGGCCGTAACCATACTTAATGCACTTGCAATAGACTTAAACCACTTACGAAGAAAGGTTGAAATCTTAAGTCCTGCCAATCCAGGTGCTACTACAAACACAAACGACAAAAAGAATCTTCACCTTACACGCCAAGCGGAAAGAGCATTGAAGACTACATTTTTGGAGGCAAAACTTTTTCAAAGCAATTCCATAAATACCGCCCATCTATTGCTGTGCATTCTTCGGAATGAAAACGACCCCACTACAAAGCTTTTAAACAAGATGAAAGTAGATTATGATGTGGTGAAAGATCAATTTAAACTTATGATTACAAACGACGATGATTATATAGACACCCCAAGTGCCGAATCATTTCCAAATGATGACGACACTTCCGCGGAAGATGCGGGAAAAGAAAATTTATTTTCCAGTACTGCGTCAAAAACGAACAAAAAATCCAAGACTCCTGTGTTGGATAATTTTGGGAGAGACCTTACTGCGCTAGCGGAAGAGGGAAAGTTAGACCCTGTGGTAGGCCGTGAAAGTGAAATTCAACGAGTTTCTCAAATTTTAAGCAGAAGAAAAAAGAACAATCCCTTACTCATTGGTGAACCTGGCGTGGGTAAATCTGCCATTGCCGAAGGGTTGGCGCTTCGCATTATACAAAGAAAAGTTTCACGGATTCTTTACGATAAAAGAGTTGTGACCTTAGATTTGGCAAGCCTTGTAGCCGGAACAAAATATCGCGGCCAATTTGAGGAGCGCATGAAAGCCGTAATGAACGAGCTTGAAAAGAATGACGATATCATCCTTTTTATTGATGAAATCCATACTATTGTGGGTGCCGGTGGCGCTACAGGTTCTTTGGATGCATCAAATATGTTTAAACCAGCGTTGGCCCGTGGAGAAATACAATGTATCGGTGCTACAACGCTCGATGAATACCGTCAATATATTGAAAAAGATGGCGCACTGGAGAGACGTTTCCAAAAAGTATTGGTAGAGCCCACAACGGTTGAAGAAACCATTGAAATTCTTACCAATATTAAAGATAAATACGAAGCGCACCACAATGTGCTTTATACTGACGAAGCTATCAAAGCCTGCGTAAACCTTACGAATAGGTATATGACCGAGCGTTTCCTTCCAGACAAAGCCATTGATGCTTTGGACGAGGCTGGCTCTCGCGTTCACATAACAAATATTCACGTTCCCGAAAAAATTCTGGAAATTGAAAAACAATTGGAAGAAGTTCGTGAACTTAAAAATACGGTTGTAAAAAAACAGAAATACGAAGAAGCTGCAAAACTTCGCGACGACGAGAAAAATCTTGAAAAGGAGCTCGCCGTTCAACAAGAACAATGGGAAGCAGATTCTAAACTTCACAAGGAAACAGTTTCCGAAGAAAACGTTGCAGAAGTTGTTTCCATGATGACGGGCGTTCCCGTAAACAGAATTGCACAAACCGAAAGCACCAAGCTTGCAGCGCTCCCCGACCGAATTAAAGGAAAAGTCATTGGGCAGGACGAAGCGGTAGCAAAAGTTGTAAAAGCCATCCAGCGAAACCGTGCAGGATTAAAAGACCCAAACAAACCAATAGGTTCCTTTATTTTCTTGGGCCAAACTGGAGTTGGAAAAACACAGCTTGCCAAAGTGTTAGCACGTGAGCTATTTGATTCTGACAATGCTTTAGTGCGCATAGATATGAGTGAGTATATGGAGAAGTTTGCCATTTCACGTTTGGTGGGGGCACCTCCCGGCTATGTGGGTTATGAGGAAGGCGGCCAACTTACTGAAAAAATAAGAAGAAAGCCGTATGCCGTTGTACTTCTTGATGAAATAGAAAAAGCACACCCAGATGTTTTCAACATGTTGCTTCAGGTATTAGATGATGGTTATTTAACCGATAGCCTCGGTAGAAAGATTGATTTCAGAAACACAATTATAATCATGACTTCCAACATTGGTGCCCGTCAGATTAAAGATTTTGGTCAAGGTGTCGGTTTTGGAACTTCGGCGAAGAAAAACCAGGAAGAATCACACACTAAGAGTGTTATTGAGAATGCCTTAAAGAAAACCTTTGCTCCAGAATTTTTAAACAGAATTGATGATGTTATGGTATTTAACGCCTTAGAGCGGGAAGATATTCATAAAATTATTGATATTGAGCTTGATAAGCTTTATGCACGTATAGCAGATTTGGGCTACTACCTCAAATTAACTGAAAAAGCAAAAGAT